A genomic stretch from Candidatus Zixiibacteriota bacterium includes:
- a CDS encoding PEP-CTERM sorting domain-containing protein gives MKKLTILFAVALLLVAGSAQASWYLDFEWALGDDGAQVSSGVPGLQFSTSGAYNWVYADVTTGNYNASSDNGNVYGGGNYFMSGNVNVWLGPDADWGRIDFTGEDGSWFETGYCSHSTFYLEAYDANGSLIDQAVGAANTQQMGGTEMGYVSVSSANNDIAYVIMHDTGNFWIADNMSGDASGVAPPIPEPATLILLGSGLLGMGILRRKNR, from the coding sequence ATGAAGAAACTTACAATCCTTTTCGCAGTCGCTCTGCTGCTCGTCGCCGGCTCTGCCCAGGCTTCCTGGTATCTCGATTTCGAGTGGGCTCTCGGCGATGACGGCGCTCAGGTCTCCAGCGGTGTTCCCGGTCTGCAGTTTTCCACCTCCGGTGCATACAACTGGGTTTATGCTGATGTCACTACCGGCAATTATAATGCCTCCAGCGACAACGGTAACGTTTATGGCGGTGGTAACTACTTCATGTCCGGTAACGTAAATGTCTGGCTCGGTCCGGATGCTGACTGGGGTCGTATTGACTTTACCGGCGAAGATGGTTCCTGGTTCGAGACCGGTTACTGCTCTCACAGCACCTTCTACCTGGAAGCTTATGATGCTAACGGCAGTTTGATCGACCAGGCTGTCGGTGCCGCCAATACCCAGCAGATGGGTGGTACTGAGATGGGTTACGTCAGCGTTTCCTCCGCCAATAACGATATTGCCTATGTCATCATGCATGACACCGGCAATTTCTGGATTGCTGACAACATGTCCGGTGACGCTTCCGGCGTTGCTCCTCCAATCCCCGAACCGGCGACTTTGATCCTGCTCGGTTCCGGCCTTCTGGGCATGGGCATCCTGCGTCGCAAGAATCGCTAA